A region from the Rufibacter sp. DG15C genome encodes:
- a CDS encoding glycosyltransferase family 4 protein, translating into MHIALFHQYHHNPDCPATCRHYTFMEELVKRHQVTLITSDAWESKRLTRDYPWVPDGVELVSVHVPYHNRMGKVRRLQAFGSFAMHALTKGLKIPKPDVIWGVSTPLTTAWAASKVAGLRKVPWVFEVQDLWPSFPIEMGAVPSKFLQNQLYRLEKSLYRSADHIIPLSKGMEEYILSQNISPEMVTTFVNGTEVDLGRVTQIQQDELRKDLVLEGKQVVLYAGTYGRANDMPLLVETARRLQHRTDIVFVFTGQGFDEPLLEKASQELPNMLLLPPLPRHKVFTLFALAEVSVVSFIDLPVLQANSPGKLFDSLATGTPVIVTNPGWTKELVERHQCGWYVPAGDSAQLAQTLENTLHDKAALQRMNVNARKVAETQFDRLQMVPALESIFERVVATRKSR; encoded by the coding sequence ATGCACATAGCACTGTTTCATCAATACCACCATAACCCAGACTGCCCTGCCACGTGCCGGCATTATACGTTTATGGAGGAGTTGGTGAAGCGGCACCAAGTGACCTTAATTACCTCAGATGCCTGGGAAAGCAAGCGCCTCACGCGTGACTATCCTTGGGTGCCAGACGGGGTAGAATTGGTTTCGGTGCACGTGCCCTATCATAACAGAATGGGGAAGGTGCGGCGGCTACAAGCCTTCGGGAGCTTTGCCATGCATGCTCTTACCAAAGGCCTCAAAATTCCCAAGCCCGACGTCATCTGGGGAGTGTCTACACCCTTGACCACTGCTTGGGCGGCCAGCAAAGTAGCCGGTTTGAGAAAGGTGCCGTGGGTGTTTGAGGTGCAGGACCTGTGGCCCTCTTTCCCCATTGAGATGGGCGCAGTGCCCTCCAAGTTTCTGCAGAACCAACTCTATCGGTTAGAAAAAAGCCTGTACCGTTCCGCTGATCATATCATTCCGTTGTCTAAAGGCATGGAGGAGTACATCCTGTCCCAAAACATCTCTCCTGAGATGGTAACCACCTTTGTAAACGGGACTGAAGTAGACCTGGGCCGCGTAACACAAATACAGCAAGATGAGCTGCGTAAAGATTTGGTATTGGAGGGGAAGCAGGTAGTGCTTTATGCCGGTACCTACGGGCGGGCCAATGACATGCCGCTTTTAGTTGAAACCGCCAGACGCCTGCAGCACAGAACAGACATTGTCTTTGTCTTCACGGGCCAGGGCTTTGACGAACCGCTGTTAGAGAAAGCGAGCCAGGAGTTGCCCAACATGCTCTTGCTTCCGCCGCTGCCACGGCATAAGGTTTTTACCTTGTTTGCGCTGGCAGAGGTGTCGGTGGTTTCGTTTATTGATTTGCCGGTGTTACAGGCTAACTCGCCGGGTAAGTTGTTTGATAGTCTGGCTACGGGCACACCGGTCATCGTCACCAATCCTGGTTGGACCAAAGAACTGGTAGAACGGCACCAGTGCGGTTGGTATGTGCCCGCGGGAGACAGCGCTCAACTAGCGCAAACCCTAGAAAACACCTTACACGACAAAGCTGCCTTACAAAGAATGAATGTAAACGCCAGAAAAGTGGCTGAAACCCAATTTGACAGGCTGCAGATGGTGCCTGCCTTAGAAAGTATCTTTGAACGGGTAGTGGCTACCAGAAAAAGCCGGTAA
- the gldB gene encoding gliding motility lipoprotein GldB codes for MKGRLLLFFSAVLWFGCQKKGCDIPKEIAKLPVKVEVEQLEKRFFSIKTMPEMQTFLQEEPLFADRFLQRKGYPSEEMLAQGLLKLATDTSLTKLVKQADAAFGDLSAVETELENGFKHVKHYYPSFYVPPVKSFISGLNRDLLVSDSLIVLGLDFFIGRKAAYRPQAPQYILERYEKENLAPSVMLLVSNKFNKTDFVNSTMLEEMIDYGKSYYFVERMMPCTPDSLIIGYTGQSIADVQHNEAKVWAHFIEKGLLYETSQFTIRKYIGERPNVPEISQRCPGRVGAWVGWQIVRKYMANNPDITLPQLMNEKDARKILDQSKYKPQKQ; via the coding sequence ATGAAAGGACGTTTGCTGTTATTTTTTAGTGCAGTACTATGGTTTGGCTGTCAGAAGAAGGGTTGTGACATACCCAAGGAGATTGCCAAACTGCCGGTAAAGGTAGAAGTGGAGCAACTGGAAAAGCGTTTCTTCTCCATCAAGACCATGCCTGAGATGCAAACATTCCTGCAAGAGGAGCCTCTTTTTGCCGACCGGTTCCTGCAACGCAAAGGCTACCCGTCAGAAGAAATGCTGGCCCAAGGCCTGTTGAAGCTAGCCACAGACACCAGCCTTACCAAGTTAGTGAAGCAGGCGGACGCCGCGTTCGGGGATTTGTCTGCCGTGGAGACGGAACTGGAGAACGGCTTCAAGCACGTGAAACATTATTACCCGTCCTTCTATGTGCCGCCGGTCAAGTCCTTCATCTCTGGCCTAAACCGGGACCTGCTGGTGTCTGACAGCCTGATTGTGCTGGGACTGGACTTCTTCATTGGCCGCAAGGCAGCCTACCGCCCGCAGGCGCCGCAATACATTTTGGAGCGCTATGAGAAAGAGAACCTGGCGCCGTCTGTCATGCTGCTAGTGTCTAACAAATTCAACAAGACGGACTTTGTGAACAGCACCATGCTGGAAGAAATGATAGACTACGGCAAGTCCTATTATTTTGTAGAGCGCATGATGCCCTGCACGCCAGACTCCCTCATCATTGGCTACACCGGCCAGTCCATAGCAGATGTGCAGCACAACGAAGCCAAGGTTTGGGCGCATTTCATTGAGAAAGGCCTGCTCTATGAGACCAGTCAGTTCACTATTAGAAAATACATTGGCGAACGGCCCAACGTACCTGAGATTAGCCAACGGTGCCCGGGGCGCGTGGGTGCGTGGGTAGGCTGGCAGATTGTGCGCAAGTACATGGCCAACAACCCAGACATTACACTTCCGCAGTTGATGAACGAGAAGGATGCCCGCAAGATTCTGGACCAGTCTAAGTACAAGCCTCAGAAACAGTAA
- a CDS encoding porin family protein, translating to MKMIRCITATAFALALFFSSYNASAQVEIGVKISPSLAFSRTIAQDKYKFEAEGSKPGFGVGVVADYFFGTNYAVSGGLTYNIKGGNVSYDYSYPDPASTGTIRVQGKDELSLQYLEIPIALKLFTNEITTDTRFYFQAGTSLNTMLNAKVNEKKVDDGGDKFTKRFNTFEIDVLIGVGAEKKIGESTKLFAGITYHRGLTDADDAYYADLFGDDKVELKNNSFSLDLGVKF from the coding sequence ATGAAGATGATTCGTTGCATCACAGCCACTGCGTTTGCCTTGGCTCTGTTTTTCAGTTCGTATAACGCAAGCGCCCAGGTAGAAATTGGCGTGAAGATTTCCCCTTCTTTGGCGTTCAGCCGCACCATTGCACAAGATAAGTATAAGTTTGAGGCCGAAGGCTCTAAACCGGGCTTTGGCGTGGGCGTGGTGGCAGACTACTTCTTTGGCACAAATTACGCGGTGTCTGGCGGTCTAACCTACAACATCAAAGGCGGAAACGTGTCTTATGACTATTCTTACCCAGACCCAGCTTCTACAGGTACTATAAGAGTACAAGGCAAAGACGAATTGAGCCTACAGTACCTAGAGATTCCTATCGCCTTGAAATTGTTCACCAATGAGATTACCACAGACACGCGTTTCTATTTCCAGGCAGGTACGTCTTTGAACACCATGCTCAATGCCAAGGTGAATGAGAAGAAAGTAGATGATGGTGGTGACAAATTCACCAAGCGTTTCAACACCTTTGAGATTGATGTCCTGATTGGCGTGGGCGCTGAGAAGAAGATCGGCGAAAGCACTAAGCTCTTTGCGGGCATTACCTACCACCGTGGCCTAACCGATGCAGATGATGCCTATTACGCAGACCTGTTTGGAGATGACAAAGTAGAATTAAAGAACAACTCCTTCTCCCTAGACCTAGGCGTTAAGTTCTAA
- a CDS encoding Rne/Rng family ribonuclease: MSNELIINSTQDGERIALLQDKRLVEYHFDRNDTNYSVGDIFLGTVKKVMPGLNAAFVDIGYSKDAFLHYHDLGENIKTLNKFVKVVQNQRNATAKLNQVKFEPEIEKLGKMADVLKKGQQILVQIVKEPISTKGPRLSCEISLAGRYLVLVPFSNTVSVSKKIVSKEERTRLKRLITSIKPENFGVIIRTVAEGREVAELDKDLRGMLATWEEGITTLKTAKERDKVIGELGRSSSMLRDILNESFDNIVVDDAKLYDEIKTYIETIAPDKLKILKHYSGKVKTFEHFNIEKQLKSLFGKTVSIPGGGYLVIEHTEALHVIDVNSGNKSNSETDQEATALNVNLTAAKEVARQLRLRDLGGIIVVDFIDMKSAENRQKVQDVVKEEMKKDRSKYTVLPISKFGLMQITRQRVRPEQNIVTGEVCPTCQGSGKISASILVTDDIDQTIDDLLTRQNQKNITLYVHPFIHAYYTKGILSKQRRWFLKHMKWVNVMKDTALALTEFKVMDEHGDEIELKSAYSEVNSLQDRDVVVEE; the protein is encoded by the coding sequence TTGAGTAACGAATTAATTATTAATTCTACTCAAGATGGAGAACGAATAGCCCTTCTTCAGGATAAGCGACTAGTAGAGTATCATTTTGATAGAAATGACACAAACTACTCTGTTGGAGATATTTTTCTGGGAACCGTCAAAAAAGTAATGCCCGGTCTGAACGCAGCGTTTGTAGACATTGGGTACTCCAAAGACGCCTTCCTGCACTACCATGATTTGGGAGAGAACATCAAGACTCTCAACAAATTTGTGAAAGTGGTGCAGAACCAGAGAAACGCCACCGCCAAGCTGAACCAAGTTAAGTTTGAGCCTGAAATTGAAAAGCTGGGCAAGATGGCAGACGTCCTTAAAAAAGGACAGCAGATCTTGGTACAGATTGTCAAAGAGCCTATCTCCACCAAAGGGCCGCGTCTCTCTTGTGAGATTTCCCTAGCCGGGCGTTACTTGGTGCTGGTACCCTTCTCTAACACGGTAAGCGTGTCTAAGAAGATTGTCAGCAAAGAGGAACGCACCCGCCTGAAACGCCTCATCACCTCCATTAAACCGGAGAACTTTGGCGTCATCATCAGGACCGTGGCCGAAGGCCGGGAAGTAGCGGAACTGGACAAGGACCTGCGTGGCATGTTGGCCACTTGGGAAGAAGGGATTACCACTTTGAAGACCGCCAAAGAGCGTGACAAAGTGATTGGGGAGCTAGGACGCTCCTCCTCCATGTTGAGAGACATTTTGAATGAAAGTTTTGACAACATCGTGGTAGACGACGCTAAGTTGTACGACGAGATCAAAACTTACATTGAGACCATCGCCCCGGATAAGCTGAAGATTCTGAAGCACTATTCGGGCAAGGTGAAAACCTTTGAACACTTTAACATTGAAAAGCAGCTGAAATCCCTTTTCGGGAAGACAGTGAGCATTCCGGGGGGTGGCTATCTGGTGATTGAACACACAGAGGCCCTACACGTGATAGATGTGAACAGCGGCAACAAATCCAACTCTGAGACAGACCAGGAAGCCACCGCTTTGAATGTGAATCTTACCGCGGCAAAAGAGGTAGCGCGTCAGCTGCGCCTTAGGGACCTGGGGGGAATCATTGTAGTAGACTTTATTGACATGAAGTCTGCCGAGAACCGGCAAAAAGTGCAGGATGTAGTGAAGGAAGAGATGAAGAAGGACCGTTCCAAATACACGGTGCTGCCTATCTCCAAATTCGGACTCATGCAGATTACCCGCCAGCGCGTACGGCCTGAGCAAAATATTGTAACCGGTGAAGTCTGCCCTACCTGTCAGGGAAGCGGTAAGATCTCGGCTAGCATTCTAGTGACGGATGACATAGATCAGACCATTGACGATCTGTTGACCCGCCAGAATCAGAAAAACATTACGCTGTACGTGCATCCGTTTATACACGCCTACTACACCAAGGGCATTCTCTCCAAACAACGGAGATGGTTCTTGAAACACATGAAGTGGGTGAACGTGATGAAGGATACGGCGCTTGCCCTCACAGAATTCAAAGTGATGGACGAACACGGTGATGAGATTGAGCTGAAATCGGCTTACTCAGAAGTGAACAGTCTGCAAGACAGAGACGTGGTGGTAGAAGAATAA
- a CDS encoding tetratricopeptide repeat protein: MSKGRLALIVSAVLLVVVLALLPKVIINKDKKGTFAADGTAAPVAQTDHDPNHEGHEDHAKEAPAAMPGNPKEAHAAATPAQLKELTELRAKFNRESNSQAKGQLATQLGEKFANISKYDSAGYFYEQAALVRPGEKSFQKAADQYFEAFSFAATQERSQAMGQKARELYEKVLKNNPSNLDAKTNTAMTYIASDNPMKGVTLLREVIASDPKNEKALFNLGVLSMQSNQYDKAVERFRELTLVNPNHIDGNFYLGVSLAETKQKAEAQKVFAKVKQLSKDPEVLASVDGYLQKMNSAQ, from the coding sequence ATGTCAAAAGGACGCTTAGCGCTTATCGTTTCTGCCGTTTTGCTGGTGGTTGTGCTGGCTCTTTTGCCAAAGGTGATTATAAACAAAGATAAGAAAGGTACATTTGCCGCTGACGGCACCGCTGCCCCTGTTGCGCAGACAGACCATGATCCTAACCATGAGGGCCATGAAGACCACGCAAAAGAGGCACCAGCGGCCATGCCAGGCAATCCCAAAGAGGCCCACGCTGCCGCTACGCCCGCTCAGTTAAAAGAGCTGACAGAGTTGCGCGCCAAGTTCAACCGGGAAAGCAACAGCCAGGCAAAAGGCCAGCTAGCCACGCAGTTGGGTGAGAAGTTTGCCAACATCAGCAAGTATGACAGTGCCGGTTACTTTTATGAGCAGGCGGCGCTGGTAAGACCTGGTGAGAAGAGCTTCCAGAAAGCGGCAGACCAGTATTTTGAGGCATTCAGTTTTGCCGCCACGCAAGAAAGGTCCCAAGCCATGGGCCAGAAAGCACGCGAGCTTTATGAGAAGGTATTGAAAAACAACCCTTCTAACCTGGATGCCAAGACAAACACGGCCATGACCTATATTGCCAGTGACAACCCTATGAAAGGGGTGACGCTGTTAAGAGAGGTGATTGCCTCTGACCCTAAAAACGAAAAGGCGCTCTTTAACCTGGGCGTGCTGTCTATGCAGTCTAATCAGTATGACAAGGCGGTAGAGCGTTTCAGGGAGCTGACGCTGGTTAACCCTAACCACATTGACGGTAACTTCTACCTAGGTGTGTCTTTGGCAGAGACCAAGCAGAAGGCAGAGGCCCAAAAGGTATTTGCCAAGGTAAAGCAGCTAAGCAAAGACCCAGAGGTGCTGGCTTCTGTAGACGGTTATCTGCAGAAGATGAACAGCGCCCAGTAA
- a CDS encoding HU family DNA-binding protein: protein MTKAEVISEIADKTGIEKSDVTATVEAFFKVVKDSMADGNNIYVRGFGSFVNKKRAKKVARNISKNTSIIIDEHFIPSFKPSKTFVAKIKNSKKIKEAVVS from the coding sequence GTGACTAAAGCAGAAGTTATATCAGAAATTGCGGACAAGACAGGGATTGAGAAATCTGATGTTACGGCAACCGTAGAGGCGTTCTTCAAAGTGGTTAAGGACTCTATGGCCGATGGCAATAACATTTATGTGCGTGGCTTTGGAAGCTTTGTGAATAAGAAGCGCGCCAAGAAGGTAGCACGTAACATCTCTAAGAACACGTCTATCATCATTGATGAGCACTTTATCCCTAGCTTCAAACCGTCTAAGACCTTTGTAGCTAAGATCAAAAACAGCAAAAAAATCAAGGAAGCGGTTGTTTCCTAA
- the mutY gene encoding A/G-specific adenine glycosylase, with product MPSPTPAFFSSALIQWYHRHQRALPWRETRDPYAIWLSEIILQQTRVKQGLPYYLRFIERFPTVSDLANAPQDEVLRLWQGLGYYSRARNLHFTAKQVVEEFGGKFPGTYQELLKLKGVGSYTAAAIASFAYKEPVAVLDGNVYRVLSRVFGKHENITAPASKRVFEELANTLISVDEPDTFNQAIMEFGAIQCTPIAPDCLFCPLQQTCFAFLNGLVSALPVKEKAKSSRQRFFHYAALKVGDQVYMKKRTQNDIWMGLYDFFLVESEAPGLPPQEVHALLEQDLNTPLPSFKVIEKTYKHVLSHQKIMAQFYLVSLSVRLRDEVEESIGLSLYSLEEIEELPKAVLINSFLKDHLF from the coding sequence ATGCCCTCTCCTACCCCCGCTTTCTTTAGTTCTGCGCTTATCCAGTGGTACCACCGGCACCAGCGCGCCTTGCCTTGGCGCGAAACCCGCGACCCGTACGCTATCTGGTTGTCAGAGATTATTTTACAGCAGACGCGGGTAAAACAGGGCCTGCCGTATTACCTGCGGTTCATAGAGCGCTTCCCTACGGTCTCTGACTTAGCAAACGCCCCGCAGGATGAAGTATTGCGCCTCTGGCAGGGGCTGGGCTATTATTCCAGGGCCCGCAACCTGCACTTCACGGCCAAGCAGGTAGTGGAGGAGTTTGGCGGCAAATTTCCGGGCACGTACCAAGAGTTATTGAAGCTCAAAGGCGTAGGAAGTTATACTGCCGCCGCTATTGCCTCCTTTGCCTACAAGGAACCGGTGGCCGTACTGGACGGCAACGTATACCGCGTGCTGTCCCGGGTCTTTGGCAAGCATGAGAACATTACCGCGCCCGCCAGCAAGAGAGTCTTTGAAGAACTGGCCAACACTTTGATTTCCGTAGACGAGCCAGACACGTTTAACCAAGCCATCATGGAGTTTGGCGCCATCCAGTGCACCCCCATCGCGCCCGACTGCCTGTTCTGTCCCTTACAGCAGACGTGTTTCGCGTTTTTGAACGGCTTGGTGAGCGCCCTGCCCGTCAAGGAGAAAGCCAAAAGCAGCCGGCAGCGCTTCTTCCATTATGCCGCCCTAAAGGTGGGCGACCAAGTGTACATGAAAAAGCGCACCCAGAATGATATCTGGATGGGCCTGTATGACTTTTTCTTGGTAGAGTCTGAGGCACCCGGCCTGCCGCCGCAAGAAGTGCATGCCTTGCTAGAACAGGACCTAAACACCCCGCTCCCTAGCTTTAAAGTGATTGAGAAGACGTATAAACACGTCTTGAGTCATCAAAAAATTATGGCGCAGTTTTACCTTGTTTCGCTCTCTGTCCGTTTAAGGGATGAGGTAGAAGAATCTATTGGCCTAAGTCTATATAGCTTAGAGGAAATAGAGGAATTACCCAAAGCAGTCTTGATAAATTCGTTTTTGAAAGACCACTTATTTTAG
- a CDS encoding single-stranded DNA-binding protein codes for MASINKVILIGNLGKDPEVRHLEGGVAVARFPLATSETFKDKNGDKQERTEWHNIVVWRGLAEVTEKYLKKGQSVYIEGKIRTNSYQDKEGVQRYSTEIVADNMTMLGSRTEGGSGNGTGGSYEQSNAAANASASTSSKGNASSSSFSSEQEPDDLPF; via the coding sequence ATGGCAAGCATTAACAAAGTAATTTTAATAGGAAATTTGGGCAAAGACCCAGAGGTGCGTCACTTAGAAGGCGGCGTGGCCGTGGCCCGTTTCCCGTTGGCTACCTCTGAGACGTTCAAAGATAAAAACGGTGACAAGCAGGAGCGCACAGAGTGGCACAACATTGTGGTTTGGCGTGGTCTAGCCGAGGTCACTGAGAAGTACCTCAAAAAAGGGCAGTCTGTCTACATTGAGGGCAAGATCAGAACCAATAGCTACCAAGACAAGGAAGGCGTGCAACGCTACAGCACAGAGATTGTGGCAGACAACATGACCATGTTGGGTAGCCGCACCGAAGGTGGTTCTGGCAACGGCACCGGCGGCAGCTATGAGCAAAGCAACGCCGCAGCTAATGCATCTGCCAGCACCTCTTCTAAAGGAAACGCATCCTCTTCCTCTTTCTCTTCTGAGCAGGAGCCAGACGACCTTCCTTTCTAA
- a CDS encoding transporter associated domain-containing protein, whose product MESIPSLGEPSSWGSLLLFLPANASWAFWAGPVSLILFCLAGIVLLTAAMAGFLKLLPSFSSVEKNPAGLSAAAERLLQQPNQVLAAGTFLSTSLHLFLAIAAYRTLVRASQLSTQPQAVVWGGLFLMVLLLFVLRIASVSWGKRTSAAEDVPYLGLLRFVTALGTPFAKLLQPLQQFTGHTRNVLGTPSATEEAHISLDNNPSEPQSPQEKGLLKAIINFGSITVRQIMRARVDVMGIQRKMPYPALIKQIHQWGYSRLPVYTDGLDKIDGVLYVKDLLPHLGAPTDFVWQNLIRTPYFVPETKKIDELLREFQERHVHMAIVVDEYGDTTGLLTLEDVIEEIVGEIHDELDDEEDRYYTQLDEHTFLFEGRASLHDFCKIMDPPTDLFKDVRNEVESVAGLMLRLFSRIPHTGEELQLGPYQFTIESADSKKIKKVRVHETVAHPENEEK is encoded by the coding sequence TTGGAAAGTATACCTTCTTTAGGAGAGCCCTCCAGTTGGGGCTCTCTACTTCTTTTTTTGCCGGCCAATGCCTCTTGGGCGTTCTGGGCCGGGCCTGTTAGCCTCATCCTTTTTTGTCTGGCGGGCATAGTGCTTCTGACGGCCGCCATGGCCGGTTTCTTAAAGCTTCTTCCTTCTTTTTCATCTGTAGAAAAAAACCCGGCGGGCCTTAGTGCGGCGGCAGAAAGACTATTGCAACAGCCCAACCAGGTCTTAGCGGCTGGCACGTTCCTGTCTACCTCCCTGCACCTGTTCCTGGCCATTGCCGCCTACCGCACCTTGGTGCGCGCCAGCCAACTGTCCACCCAACCGCAGGCGGTGGTGTGGGGCGGCCTATTCTTGATGGTGCTGCTCCTATTTGTCTTAAGGATAGCCTCGGTGAGTTGGGGCAAACGGACGAGCGCCGCAGAAGACGTTCCCTATCTTGGCTTGCTGCGCTTTGTCACGGCACTAGGCACCCCGTTTGCCAAGCTGCTACAGCCTTTGCAACAGTTTACCGGCCATACCAGAAATGTCTTGGGCACTCCCTCCGCCACCGAGGAGGCCCATATCTCTTTGGACAACAACCCGTCAGAGCCACAGTCGCCGCAGGAGAAAGGCCTCCTGAAAGCCATCATCAACTTCGGGTCTATTACAGTGCGGCAGATTATGCGCGCCCGGGTAGACGTGATGGGCATCCAACGCAAAATGCCGTACCCTGCCTTAATCAAGCAGATACACCAGTGGGGGTATTCGCGCCTTCCTGTGTACACAGACGGCCTAGACAAGATTGATGGCGTGCTCTACGTAAAAGATTTACTCCCTCATTTAGGCGCGCCCACTGACTTTGTCTGGCAAAACCTGATCAGAACCCCTTACTTTGTACCGGAGACCAAGAAGATAGATGAGCTCCTGCGCGAGTTTCAGGAGCGGCACGTGCACATGGCCATTGTGGTGGACGAGTACGGTGACACTACCGGCTTGCTTACCTTAGAGGACGTGATTGAGGAGATTGTAGGCGAAATCCATGATGAGCTGGATGACGAAGAAGACCGCTACTATACGCAACTAGACGAGCATACGTTCCTGTTTGAGGGCCGCGCCTCTCTGCATGATTTCTGCAAGATCATGGACCCGCCTACAGACTTGTTCAAAGACGTACGCAACGAGGTGGAGTCCGTGGCTGGTTTAATGCTCAGGCTGTTCTCCAGAATTCCGCATACCGGCGAAGAGCTGCAACTAGGCCCCTACCAGTTTACCATTGAGTCTGCTGACAGTAAGAAAATAAAGAAAGTACGCGTGCATGAAACAGTGGCGCACCCAGAGAATGAAGAAAAATAA
- the gldD gene encoding gliding motility lipoprotein GldD — protein MKKNNLLLAVVALLAVVGFSACEQEYTPKPKGYNRIDLPVAKYTVLNQPHPYVFEHSVYAKILKDSSRIAEPHWIDIYYPRFDANIQLTYKDFNQDPKKFNELVEDARRLTSRHQIKAYAIEESQVKTPTGITASVFELEGEVPSQFQFYLTDSTKHFFRGALYFRTATANDSLAPVIEYIKKDVVHLLNTLHWSDQVKK, from the coding sequence ATGAAGAAAAATAACCTCCTTTTAGCGGTAGTTGCCCTTTTGGCAGTAGTGGGCTTTTCTGCCTGTGAGCAAGAATACACGCCCAAACCCAAAGGCTATAACCGCATAGACCTGCCGGTGGCCAAGTATACTGTTTTAAATCAGCCGCACCCGTATGTATTTGAGCATTCTGTGTATGCCAAGATTTTGAAGGACTCCTCGCGCATAGCAGAGCCGCACTGGATTGACATCTACTACCCACGGTTTGACGCCAACATCCAGCTTACCTACAAGGACTTCAACCAAGACCCCAAGAAGTTCAATGAGCTGGTAGAAGATGCCCGAAGACTCACCAGCCGGCACCAGATCAAGGCCTACGCCATTGAAGAAAGCCAGGTAAAGACGCCCACCGGCATCACCGCCAGCGTGTTTGAGCTAGAAGGCGAAGTGCCCAGCCAGTTCCAGTTCTACCTCACAGATAGCACCAAGCACTTCTTCCGAGGTGCACTGTACTTCAGGACTGCCACCGCCAATGACTCTCTGGCGCCGGTGATTGAATACATCAAAAAAGACGTGGTGCACTTGTTGAACACCTTGCACTGGTCTGACCAAGTGAAGAAGTAA
- a CDS encoding M28 family peptidase — MKKSIVTVCLYLCLLSSYASPQVDTLRIKQHLTAITKTPKHRNYQNVDQLNQTANYLISVLNQYTDSVTVQEYKVEGQVYKNVIASFGMEHPKRIIVGAHYDVCGNQEGADDNASGVVGLLELARLMKGQKLNHRVDLVSYTLEEPPYFRTDYMGSYVHAKSLADQKVDVYGMISLEMIGYFKEEKKSQTYPVGILSLLYGNRGNYITLVNKFGAGAFAKDFSRAFKKRDVINTKKFTGPPALPGIDFSDHLNYWKFGYSALMLTDTSFYRNKNYHEPTDTLETLDLTKMAKVIDGVYGTFLQL, encoded by the coding sequence ATGAAGAAAAGCATAGTGACCGTATGTTTGTACCTCTGCCTGTTGAGCAGTTACGCCTCTCCCCAAGTAGACACGCTTAGAATAAAGCAGCACCTGACTGCCATTACCAAGACGCCCAAGCACCGCAATTATCAAAACGTAGACCAGCTTAACCAGACAGCCAATTATCTCATAAGTGTATTGAATCAATACACAGACAGCGTCACGGTGCAAGAGTACAAGGTAGAGGGGCAGGTATACAAAAATGTCATCGCCTCGTTTGGGATGGAGCATCCAAAGCGCATCATTGTGGGTGCCCATTATGACGTCTGCGGAAACCAGGAAGGCGCCGATGACAACGCCAGCGGCGTAGTGGGTTTGCTAGAACTCGCCCGGCTCATGAAAGGCCAAAAGTTGAACCATCGCGTTGATTTGGTCTCCTACACGCTAGAAGAGCCACCCTATTTCAGGACCGACTACATGGGCAGTTACGTGCATGCCAAATCCTTGGCAGACCAGAAAGTAGACGTCTATGGCATGATTTCTTTGGAGATGATTGGCTATTTCAAGGAAGAGAAAAAATCGCAGACCTATCCTGTGGGAATTCTGTCTTTGCTGTATGGCAACAGGGGCAACTACATTACGCTGGTAAACAAGTTTGGCGCCGGTGCCTTTGCGAAGGACTTCAGCAGGGCTTTTAAAAAAAGGGACGTCATCAACACCAAGAAATTCACCGGCCCGCCGGCCTTGCCCGGAATTGATTTCTCTGACCACCTCAACTATTGGAAGTTTGGCTACAGCGCCCTCATGCTCACAGACACATCTTTCTACAGAAACAAGAACTACCACGAGCCCACAGACACTTTAGAAACCCTAGACCTGACCAAAATGGCGAAGGTAATTGACGGAGTCTACGGCACCTTTCTTCAATTATAA
- a CDS encoding GNAT family N-acetyltransferase, which yields MPQPSVTIRPALPSEFKALGQLMVQVYSQLDGFPKPEEQPAYYQLLANIGDFTQKPGVELLVAISEQGDLAGGVVFFHDMQHYGSGGTATQEKNAAGFRLLAVGPDARGKGVGKLLTQACIQKTRDTGHRQLIIHSTKAMQTAWDMYEKLGFKRAEELDFMQGALPVFGFRLSLN from the coding sequence ATGCCTCAACCCAGCGTCACCATCAGACCCGCCCTTCCCTCAGAATTCAAGGCCTTGGGCCAGCTCATGGTGCAGGTGTATTCCCAACTAGACGGCTTCCCGAAGCCCGAGGAACAGCCTGCCTACTACCAATTGCTGGCCAACATTGGGGATTTTACGCAGAAGCCCGGCGTAGAGCTTTTAGTAGCCATTTCTGAACAAGGTGATTTGGCCGGCGGGGTGGTGTTCTTTCATGACATGCAACACTACGGCTCTGGCGGGACGGCTACGCAAGAGAAAAACGCGGCGGGTTTTAGGTTGTTAGCCGTAGGACCAGACGCCAGAGGCAAAGGCGTGGGCAAGTTGTTGACGCAAGCCTGCATCCAGAAGACAAGAGACACCGGGCACCGGCAGTTGATCATCCACAGTACCAAAGCCATGCAGACCGCCTGGGACATGTATGAGAAACTGGGCTTTAAGCGAGCAGAGGAGCTTGACTTTATGCAAGGCGCGTTGCCCGTCTTCGGGTTTAGGCTGTCCTTGAACTAA